The Lysobacter capsici genome has a segment encoding these proteins:
- a CDS encoding NosD domain-containing protein: MRLLPITGLALTGLMLSTSAFACDTIVPSQQISIYGPGKYCLSANRSLPIEISGPDIELDCRTRSIINPSPNGGGPTGIRINSGDKVIVRNCRVDGFPIGIDMNVQSNAQLLNNTVVRAQDVAIMVHGINNNDPFAEPTRIVGNRVIGYPNPNDPSSSWAPALRVIGLGRAVISNNVVAGHRGPVGLELVDSPDVQITNNQFLDPAAVDRMIRLEQSPRARVVHNTIMSRQQNVMFGLSGASGATCVENVFINTIHSGFSECAVTRYNVEQPLPPAP; this comes from the coding sequence ATGCGACTGCTCCCGATTACAGGCCTGGCCCTGACCGGCCTGATGCTCAGCACCTCCGCGTTCGCCTGCGACACCATCGTCCCGTCGCAGCAAATATCGATCTATGGCCCGGGCAAGTACTGCCTGAGCGCCAATCGCAGCCTTCCCATCGAGATCAGCGGCCCGGACATCGAACTCGATTGCCGTACCCGCTCCATCATCAATCCCAGTCCCAACGGCGGCGGCCCGACCGGCATCCGGATCAACTCCGGCGACAAGGTCATCGTGCGCAATTGCCGAGTCGACGGTTTTCCGATCGGCATCGACATGAACGTGCAGTCCAATGCGCAGTTGCTCAACAACACCGTGGTGCGTGCGCAAGATGTCGCGATCATGGTCCACGGCATCAACAACAACGATCCGTTCGCCGAACCGACCCGCATCGTCGGCAACCGGGTGATCGGCTACCCGAACCCCAACGATCCCTCGTCCAGCTGGGCCCCGGCGCTGCGCGTGATCGGCCTGGGCCGCGCGGTGATCAGCAACAACGTCGTCGCCGGCCACCGCGGGCCGGTCGGCCTGGAACTGGTGGACTCGCCGGACGTGCAGATCACCAACAACCAGTTCCTGGATCCGGCCGCGGTCGATCGCATGATCCGTCTGGAACAGTCGCCGCGCGCGCGCGTGGTCCACAACACCATCATGTCGCGTCAGCAGAACGTGATGTTCGGTCTCAGCGGCGCGAGCGGGGCGACCTGCGTGGAGAACGTGTTCATCAACACGATCCACTCGGGTTTTTCCGAGTGCGCGGTCACCCGTTACAACGTCGAACAGCCGTTGCCGCCGGCTCCGTAA